One genomic segment of Hevea brasiliensis isolate MT/VB/25A 57/8 chromosome 3, ASM3005281v1, whole genome shotgun sequence includes these proteins:
- the LOC110634813 gene encoding LIMR family protein At5g01460: MGDFNLALIIVAIVVCIIVFIFNVYLLVNYQHPDDKNQAYFPKFVVVLGLSVALISILMLPADVANRQACRNAIYNGACNLTLPMKDLWIAVYIIDAVLVFFVIPFAMFYYEGDQDKSIGQRIKSALLWVITTAIVCGLVLGILYGLVGKVDFTVMHLSSTTTNFPSSWDFSSSQPCIGSGAHQCSAYLASPSSEKTWTMRTTFPEYVVALATIVGSVLFAIFGGVGIACLPLGLIFSFIRRPKAVITRSQYIKEATELGKKAKELKKAADALHQEERSGSKGRKWRKNVKAVEKELLQLEEDVKLLEEMYPQGEKAETAWALTVLGYLAKLVLGILGLIVSVAWVAHIVIYLLIDPPLSPFLNEVFIKLDDIWGLLGTVAFAFFCFYLLLAVIAGAMMLGLRLVFITIHPMKWGATLMNSFLFNVALILLCSISVIQFCATAFGYYAQATAAQEIFGHTLQSLRGIKYLYKYNVFQIAFIVLAALTFVYYAAFGWRRKRPSGRFQLSS; encoded by the exons ATGGGCGATTTCAATCTCGCTCTAATTATTGTTGCTATAGTGGTGTGCATTATCGTTTTTATCTTCAATGTGTATCTTCTCGTCAATTACCAACATCCAGATGACAAGAACCAGGCTTATTTCCCCAAATTTGTTGTCGTTTTGGGCCTCTCCGTCGCCCTCATTTCAATATTGATGTTACCGGCCGACGTAGCTAACCGGCAGGCTTGTCGCAACGCGATATACAATGGCGCTTGTAATCTTACTTTGCCAATGAAAGATCTATGGATCGCTGTCTATATTATCGATGCTGTGCTCGTGTTCTTCGTTATACCCTTCGCGATGTTCTACTATGAAGGCGACCAGGACAA GAGTATTGGCCAAAGGATAAAAAGTGCATTGTTGTGGGTGATAACGACGGCAATTGTTTGTGGTCTTGTACTTGGCATTCTATATG GGCTAGTTGGAAAGGTGGACTTCACTGTTATGCACCTCTCCTCAACCACAACCAACTTTCCTAGTAGTTGGGACTTCTCTAGTAGTCAGCCCTGTATTGGAAGTGGCGCACACCAG TGCTCTGCATATCTTGCAAGTCCTTCCTCAGAGAAAACATGGACTATGCGCACCACGTTTCCAGAATATGTTGTTGCTCTGGCTACAATTGTTGGATCTGTACTTTTTGCG ATATTTGGAGGTGTTGGTATTGCTTGTTTGCCATTGGGACTTATATTTTCTTTCATCCGGCGTCCAAAGGCTGTCATCACTCGCTCACAGTATATTAAG GAAGCTACTGAACTTGGTAAAAAAgcaaaagaattgaagaaagcaGCTGATGCACTCCATCAGGAAGAAAGAAGTGGTTCTAAGGGTAGAAAATGGCGTAAAAATGTGAAGGCAGTAGAGAAG GAGTTGCTTCAGTTAGAAGAAGATGTCAAGCTGTTAGAGGAGATGTATCCTCAAGGAGAAAAG GCTGAGACTGCTTGGGCTTTGACTGTTCTTGGGTACCTGGCAAAACTTGTGTTGGGGATCTTAGG GTTGATTGTTTCGGTGGCTTGGGTGGCTCATATTGTTATATATCTATTGATTGATCCTCCTCTTTCTCCTTTTCTGAATGAGGTTTTCATTAAGTTGGATGATATATGGg GTCTTCTGGGTACTGTGGCATTTGCATTCTTCTGCTTCTACCTTCTGCTTGCAGTGATAGCTGGGGCAATGATGCTGGGCCTGAGATTAGTTTTCATCACAATTCATCCCATGAA GTGGGGAGCTACATTAATGAACTCCTTTCTTTTCAATGTTGCACTCATTCTTCTTTGCTCCATTAG TGTGATTCAGTTCTGTGCTACAGCATTTGGCTACTATGCTCAAGCAACTGCTGCACAGGAGATTTTTGGCCACACATTGCAGTCTCTCCGGGGAATTAAATATTTGTACAA GTATAATGTTTTCCAAATCGCATTTATTGTTCTTGCGGCTTTGACTTTTGTGTATTATGCTGCCTTC GGATGGAGAAGAAAAAGGCCAAGTGGCAGGTTCCAGCTTTCTTCCTAA